One segment of Streptomyces sp. YIM 121038 DNA contains the following:
- a CDS encoding GNAT family N-acetyltransferase: MTSDGGTTAERPTAPDKAPERPVLDWPTTLATERLTLRPVAEPDVPHAVRLWTDPQVRRHLGGPVSADVVRAREQHCVGVPGAFAVERHDGAVLGLVVAEPDGHDGRTEVSYQLLPEHWGQGYAREAVHAVVGWARQAIRSAIPGVVAVTQRANTRSRHLLDSLGATPADHFVAWGEPQVLYVFPD; encoded by the coding sequence ATGACATCCGATGGGGGCACGACAGCGGAACGACCCACAGCACCGGACAAGGCCCCGGAGCGCCCGGTGCTCGACTGGCCGACGACGCTCGCGACCGAGCGCCTGACCCTGCGCCCGGTCGCGGAGCCGGACGTGCCGCACGCCGTCAGGCTGTGGACGGACCCACAGGTCCGGCGGCACCTCGGCGGGCCCGTGAGCGCCGACGTCGTCCGCGCCCGCGAGCAGCACTGCGTGGGCGTGCCCGGGGCGTTCGCCGTCGAGCGGCACGACGGCGCGGTGCTCGGCCTGGTCGTGGCCGAGCCCGACGGCCACGACGGCCGCACCGAGGTCTCTTACCAGCTCCTGCCCGAGCACTGGGGCCAGGGCTACGCCCGCGAGGCGGTCCACGCGGTCGTCGGCTGGGCCCGGCAGGCGATACGTTCCGCCATCCCCGGCGTGGTGGCCGTCACCCAGCGCGCCAACACCCGCTCCCGCCACCTTTTGGACAGCCTGGGCGCCACCCCCGCCGACCACTTCGTGGCCTGGGGCGAACCACAGGTCCTCTACGTGTTCCCCGACTGA